A DNA window from Chthoniobacterales bacterium contains the following coding sequences:
- a CDS encoding MFS transporter, translating to MEAPPRKSAPVRKREIFGWCCYDFANSAFVTVVITVVFGPFFTGFVAVGAAAPNTLWSGVLAASQMLVIVFGPVLGVMADVTGAKKR from the coding sequence ATGGAAGCTCCCCCGCGCAAGAGCGCGCCCGTGCGCAAGCGCGAGATCTTCGGCTGGTGTTGCTACGATTTCGCCAATTCGGCTTTTGTGACCGTGGTCATCACGGTCGTGTTCGGTCCGTTTTTCACGGGTTTCGTCGCGGTCGGTGCCGCGGCACCTAACACTTTGTGGAGCGGTGTCCTGGCTGCTTCGCAGATGCTTGTCATCGTGTTCGGTCCGGTGCTTGGTGTGATGGCCGATGTGACGGGTGCGAAAAAGCG